TAACCGCAGAATTAGCGCTTCCACCACAACCACTACGTCTAGAAAAAAATTGTGGTTGACAGTTCCCCTGTGTTAAGAGAGGATTCGAAGTAACTCCAACACAATTGGGATCTTTATGGTTTTCGGTGTGGGTCAAAGGTCTACATTCAGAGACATTATGGATGAAGTGGTGTTAAAGAGCTAATCCACCTAAAGAGAAGAGCAGGCAATCAAGAATTACTTCCTTTCGAGGACTGAAAAGGACAATTGCATGGTAACTAATTGAAAGATCACTCACCAAACAAGTGCACAGTCACAGCAAAATCCAGAGAAAcagaaaaagaataattaaaaatccGCATGTCAAAGAATTGCCCTTTCATTGAGCAGGCCATGACCAGGATGATCTCTGGGACCCATCCAAGGCAAAAGGTAGTACTAGTAGTCCCTGTGAAGATGATGGGGGAATTAAACCCAAAAAAGAAAATGTTTGTTtcttataataattttcattaaagAATGGGTGTTTGAAATCATGAACATAACCCATAGATGATGTGCTTATTGGAGGTCCTGTCCTGTGGCTAACCCCACAAAgggttattatttatataagcaAACTGAGCAGTTtttgtttcttcttcttttattcaACTTGTACTTGGGAAAAGAATTTTCAGCTTTAATGCTCTCTCACATCATTTTCCCAATCATGAATAGGGCGGATCATATACTGATACTGACACTGACATCGTGGACACGGAGTTAGTTATTAAGACGACAGTATCAGAAAACAACTGACATGTCACTGCTGCTTTCAGTCaatttcatgaaaaaaaaaataaaaaaaagaaaaacacaagTACTTGTCATCCTTCCAACTCCACAAATAACCTGCTTTTTCGTCATAAAAAAGGCTTCTCTTGTCTTTTACTCCATCATATGCATTATATTAACCCTTGGGAACATCGAGGGCCAATAGTTTGATACCTTGTACTTTTCAAAGGAAATCAACATATTTTATAAAGTTGTCGTAGAAGTTTCTACATCCTTTTCAGTGAGATCTTTTTGGTGCCCCCCATAAAATACAAAGTCAGCCTAACAACACATGTGACAGAGAAATGTCTAACCCAAGGAAAGCTTTTGCCCCACTACATCTTTAAACTAGGGCAACCAGCCTTTCAGTGGAAGCTCCTGTTAGAATCCAGAGCCATGTAACTTCAGCTAAATGTATACCTTCACCGACGTCTTCAAGATCTCAACTCTCCTATTCTACCAGCTTATAACAGGAAAGACAGAATGGAAAAGGGATAAAGAAAATAACAAGATGGGCGGAAGGAAGAGAGAATGCTACCAGGATATTGCTAAACAATTGCAGCCACTGATTATATAAAAGctaaatttaactaatttatgtAACAAGCCCTAGAGAACATCCACAATACTGTTCCTCTTGCTCTATAAAAAGTAATTTGAATACTCCCTATTTTCCTTGGAATTTCACTAACATATACAAGAAACAATATATACTTCCTCAAAAATGACAATCAATGGCCTTAATTCATAATGAATATGTGGCCTTGGTTACTTGGAGTTTATCTGTCCATCGTATTTTGCATTGCTCCTTTCTTGCATGCCAGTGTTTCAAGTTAATAAAGAGTCGTATTGGTAGGGGCACAGGTAACCCTATGGAATGCAGAATGCAGAAGATAAGAGAGTCAGTCTGTGATAAATAGTTGATAGTCATAGTGAAAGACATTGTACCCCCTCAGGTAGATTTTGAGGCATAGGAAATGCTGTGATGTGTCTCTGCAGAATTGGTTTCAGGGAACCAGTACAAGAGACACCAATTTGTCCCCGAACATGAAACTTGGCAAAGCGATTAATGACAGAAAACCTTTCCAACTCTTGAAACTCCGCTCTTATGTCTACAATTGATGCTGTCTTGTCCAATCTGCATCATTAAATAGAATGTAGTCACAAAAAATTTTGCACCTGGAGTTAAAATCACTGGTTTGTATAATGGATTCCCAAAAGGGTCACAAAATGTTCTTATGACTGACAAAACTTGTTCATACCTTTGGAAGTCATTCTCCAGCTTCTTTGCTCTATCAATGGACTTCTCCACAATCGCCAGAAATTGTTGACTACCACTTCTTTCAGAATTTTCTACCTTTTCAGAATCCCTGGACAAAAGAATTGACAGATTATGATTTTTCGATGGGGAAAAAATCCTAGGTTAAACCCATATTCCTTcacaagttttttttaaaaaaatgctgAACACTCACACATTACTGTTCTTTACAGGCGCAAGAAACTCATTTCTCAAGCAGTAAGCAAGGCTACACACATCTCCCAGTGATAACCTAGAAATGAAGTATGATATGATATCATAGCTTGAAGCAGAGTCCAAAGATAAAATGGATGATGGTGCAGGATGAAACAATTGCTGTAGGAGCTGTGTTGTTAATATAAGCCTTCTCTTTGATCGATGCATTGGTTGCAAATCATCAATCATTTCAACCTCATCTTCCACCTGCCAATATAAAATAGGACATTAAGAACAGTTTTGACTCTGAGAATTTTAATTGCATGAAGCTTTTTACTAGAAGCACACCTTCTCAGTCAGTCGGTTTGTGGCTTGCGCCCAGTCTTGTTCTGCCATACTGCAAAAGATCCTATCTTGTTATTACAGACCAAAAAGGAAATAAATCCCAAATTAGCTAACATAAATCAAAGGaaaaaggcaaaaaaaaaaaaagaaacaaagaaaagaaaagaaaaattacaaCCCACACAGACACAGACATTAGCAAGCACCTGATTTTTTGAAGCCTCTTGGAATCATGAGTCACCTCTTTATGCCATGGTAGAAGCTCAGAAGGTGACACTTTTCGCTTCTTTGGTCTCATAGTAGCAACTTGGTTGGTGACTTCAGGAGGCAACATATATGGGGATGACAACAGCTGACTACTTGGCCAAACCCTGCCACCCTGACCAGCAACAACAGCATCTAACTGTTCCAAAGAGCTCTGAATATTTTGAGAAGGCTTTCCAAGAGAGAACTGTGCAGCAACAGCTTTTGCAAGTCTAGCATCAAACATTGATACCATCTGTCCATTTCTAAGAGCTCCATATTGCTTAAAACAGGAGGGTTCCATTTGCAGATTAACATAGTTATGATCTGTATGATTAGATTGGGTATGGGAGTCATTATAACCAAATGTGACCATTTCCCGAGAATTTATAGACTGAAGTGCAGGTTGCTGAGGAGCTTTTACAGTTGGACAATCTCTTGCTTCTGCTGAGAAGCCAAGCATTTGGTTATCGCCAGATGAAAATGAACTGGTTTGTAATGTTGAATTTGGTTTGCCATCCACAGGGAGTCTGAGCCTTGAAATGATATCATTTAAATGCTGCCCCCCCAAAGCAGCAGCATGTTGAACATCCAAAGCCTTGACTGCACCACTATTCATCGCCTGCACTTGGTGCAAAAGAGAGTAATTGTGGAGGTCATTATGAGAATGGCTGAAGGATTCAATGTTTCTTTCAGAAGAAGCTTGTGCAATGTAATTGCTATGCGTCACTTTATCAAGATCCTGCTGCTGAGCATGAGACATCAATGAACCAGATGAGAGAACAGTTGCATCAGAAACAGGCTCAGGTCCTTGAGATATACCTCCTGGCTGAGAAGAATCATGCATCTTAGATGATATTTGTTGTTGCAACATCTCTTTTCTCAGATGCTCTTCCCCTTGGTCAAAGCCTTGTGAATTAGAAGAAGCACCAATTTCTAATGAAGTATATCCACCTTCTATGGGATTTTGATCATTTGACCCATGTGGAGCCAATGAAGTGATTATTGTATTATTATTTGTTGGATCCATGGAGCAAGGATAATTGGAGAACTTGAGAGATTCCATATTAAATGGTTGTCGCTGGCTTGGTACATTTCTCCATACATTGTATGGCCTTGCTAAATTTTCACCCTGTTGTGCCATAACTGATGGCTGAGATACAGGGGCAGCCTCCAAAACAGGAAATTCTTGACTGACAGGATTTTTTTGCATCTGTTGCAGAGTATCTTGAGAAGGGACTTGGTTAAAAGGTGGGAATCTGCCAGTTAAGCTAGGTAAGATTGTCTGCAATGATTGAGATGATACAGGTATATCGGACAAGGGACGCATTTGAAGTTGATTTCTTGCTTGTGGAGTACTAGGTGAAAATGATGCAACAGAGTTTCCCAGCATATTCACATATGGATGGAAGCTTTTATGTCCCAGACCAGATTTGTTTTCCCAACGTGCTCTTTGAGCCTGCTCATGTGAAGCAGTTGAGGACCAAGCTTGATTTTTCTCTTCCAGTTCAGGATTAACTTGTCTAGAATTCAGATTGTTTATAGTCTGTGGTAAACCTGGAGGAAAGAGAGAACTGTTTGAATTGGCCATCCTTTGAGATGGAGGGGCCAACCTCAAACCAAAACCTTGGGAAGCAGAAGACTGAGTGTAAAGTTGAGAGACAGATGTATCACGTGATTTTGCTCCAGGCATTTCAGCTGAAAAACTCCCATCAACAGATCCAAATTGTTTTGTGGAGCTATCATTCTTTGATTGGTCAACCTTGTGAAGCAGCTCAAGCATATGTTCACTGCCATGTTTATGTTGGTCAAAGATTTCCATTAGATGTTTAATTATGAGCAGCAGTAGAATAAATGGGATACAGACAGCTTCagactcaaaaaaaaaaaaaaaaaaaaaaaacctttactACTAACTTTTgccaaaaattttgagaaagcAAAGAAAAATGTTAATCAGTGATGACAACAAGATTAAGCACGATTATGAGCTTCCAATTCATCAAAACATTCACAACCAACTACCTTGTCTGAGCAGAAACATTTGAACCATCAGGGAGAACTGATCTATGAAAGGCCATAGATGCATTAGAAACACGATCAACTCCAGAAGGCACCTCCTCTGATACACTTGAATTCCTTTGAAAATCAGGTAAGAATGCCTGATAAGAAAGAGAATATTACTAATTAATGACTAGAAAGGAGCAACCAGAACAAGTATCCATGAAGAATACAGGTAGCTCATTCACCTTATCTACATTCATTAAGCTGCTGGAAATATTACCAAAAAACTTTAACTGTTCAGGATTTCCTTGATCATGACCACTCGAGCCTATTGAGCAGTCATTGGAATTTTCTCTTTGGTGGCAAGTCTGCAACCTTTCTTGTGTTTCATTGGCTTCCTCATAAGAGCGAAGTGCAACATGAGGGCCATTACTTATTTGAGGTTGACTTTTTACCATGCTCTCACTGCCCTTGTCCATAGCTATATCGCTTGAGGATACTTTCTGATGCTGTGGAACACTTTGTGAGTTCTCAAACATTTGTCCAGGCCGTGCATTATTTGAGTGCATAAACGTTTGAACCTTCTGACTATCGTCGTTTGATGTCTTCTGCTGAGGGCTGTAATTCTCAATGGACTCGTAAGAGCCATCCTTATCCCTTTTCTGTTCAACTAATAATTGGGTTCCTGGTTGCTGAAAGCCAGGGAAGCTTGAGTTCATGCCAGTATCATTAATAATAGGAAAAGGTTTTGAACTGAAGGAGGAGCTACTCTGCAAGTTGTTATCAACCCAGCCAGTCTGTTGCTTCTCGCTGTCCAAGAAGTTTGAAATTGGATTATCAGTCGAGGGATCTGTGTTTTGAAAACTCAAGCTACTCCACTCTTCCTGAACTCCAGTATCATTGCTAGAAGCCTCTGCCACAGCAGACTGCATAAGTGCACTCCAGCTCCCACTCTGAATAGAAGGAAATGCATAAGATGAGTCTGGATGTTCCAATCTGTTGCCCAAGCCTCCAGCATCCGCCTTCAGTTGACTTCCAAAAGCATCCCAAATGTTGTCATCCATGTTGTACAAAATCTTTGCTTCTATTGGATCTAGAGGAACCAAAGTCTGAGAACTACCAGGTTGTTTTGTTTGCTGAACTGAAGGCCAATCAGCTTGTTCTTGTCTCCCATTAAATTCCTGCACGGATGTATTGCCCTGTGGAGTATCACACTCCAGAAGATTTCCTGGAAAAACTCCACTATTTGAACCCTGAACAGGAACTTGtccaaaattatttttcatctgAAGTTCCTGCTTAGATATTAAAGCTCCCTGGGATAAGCCTACCAGATCTAAAGGACCAGCAGGCTGATCTCCTAAAAGGGGATTACCAAACTCAGCAGACTGCATTACAGACTTTTGTACTTGACCAGTAGCCTTGGCCAACAAATTGACAGAATCACGAGATGGTCCTTGGAGATGAGAATATTGACTCATGTTGCCTCTTGTGTTAGAAATAGGAGTTCCATATAGAGAGACATCAAGCTGATGAGGAGCAAAACCTGCAGAACCTAAAGCTTGATCTTGCTCTTGGGAGAATACAGCTTTACCAGATACTCCTTGAGCAGCAGGAGATGCACCTCGATGCATCCAGTTTCTAAGCATTTGAGATGTATCATGAACAGGTGTTCCACtgatgagaggtgaaaactgaCCCCCAGCTTCCTGTCTAGAAATAGCAGAAAACTGGTTTATGGAACTGTGTTGCCTCAAATCACCTAGCTGCTGAAGCTGCTGCTGTCTCTGAAATTCTTGCAGCTGCTTGAACATTATGTGCTGCTGCAACAATTGAATTTCATTAAAACCAGGCTGCTGCATTGGTTGAGGCTGTGAAGCACTCAGCTGCTGGTCCCTCACAAATTGATGCTGTCCTCTAAAATAGTTGAAATCGCTAGAAGCTTCGGTGATCTCTGACCTTTCTGAATTTGTTGTCAAGGTGGGACTGTCTGCACACTCATTTTCCGGTTGtgatttaaaaatagaaaagccTCTGGAAGTCAAAGTTTGCTGGTCATAATAGGTACTTTCACTGAAAATACCTGGCTGGTTCTGATTTGACTGGAGGTTCTGGCATCCATGCAAAAGTTCATTTGCATTCAGTTGATTGTTAAAGATGAAACTCTTGGAATGCTCTGGTGTTGGATTTAATTGCATATAGCTTTTGTCAAATGCCACATGTAGGAACTCAACATTATTTCCTTCCTCAGAATctgaaaaataacaaaaaaaaaaaatcatagcaTCATTTCAcataagcatgaaagaaatgtATCAAAGTGCAATTAATAAATAGAGTTCATAAACCAAAAGTTCCTTTTCTCATTGGAGACAAATAAGGGAAATTACTTAAGCTGTATCAGAAAGCAGTGTGTCCATTTCATTAGTGCGACAAGCCAATGAGAAAATATGCTAAAATAATACCATAAGCAGTGTGTATTATTTATACCTAATTGCTGTAAGTTGTAGTTCTTCAGATTGAAATTCTGCTGTGCCCCAATCGGTCTTGGCTTTCCAATCCACTGATTGAAATCAATTACTGGCCAATTGCCACCAACAGCTTGAGGTAGATGCCACTGGGAAGAGTTGTCTAGCTCATATACATTGCAGATCCCCTCTTCAAGTTTGTTACCaggcattaaaaattaaaatatatatatatttatgtatgTATCTTTTCAGCTAATTTTTTGGGTAAAAAGTAGGTCTATCCATACACAAGTGTTTAGTCAGATCACTCCAAATGACGCCTCAAATTGTCATCCTGTGAAAGTCGATTCAAATGAATGAAGCTAGAAAATTTGTAAGAAAACCACAAACAGGTACATGAAAAAATTACAAGGAGGAAAAGATGCTAGAACGCAGCTTGCAGGCCATAAAAGTGGACACTCAATAAATCAAACAGCAACATTCATTAAACACTTACTAAAACCTCAAGTCAATAGACAGCATTTACAACAAATATAAACACAAGCAATCCCAACAAAACTGTAGTAACACCGTCAAGCATTCCATCTTCTAAGAGTGCTCTAAAAGAATCTGCAATTTTTCATTTGGGTGCTTAGGAGgcaaatatatatgtatatatatatagtttgaatagtaaaaaagagaaaaatcacATTAACTTTCTCGTTGACCTCACTAACCAAGTTTCAACTTTTTTCCTTCTTCGTTTAATTATGAAGTGACCTTTGAAGATACTGCCTGAGTATAGCATTCAAAGCAACTACTGgggcagaaaaaaaaaaaaaaaagaaatctaaCCAAAAACCAGACACTTACCCAAAAACACAACAGCAATGGAAAGCAAAAGTGTATATTCAGAAGTTCATAAACTAATTCAAGCTACGGAATTGAAGATACGCTTAACTGCAAATCAACAAAATACAAAGAGAAGCAAAATTCATAGCATGATAATATAAAAACAGAGCAGATAATACCAACTCCCAACCTTTACAAAACCCTAAACAAAGCAACTAATCCATCCTTTGCCCCCTCCGCAAAACAACTCTGGAAGAGAAACCATTTCCAAGCTAACTTCAGCACAATTAAGAAGTAAAAACACATAATTAACACTAAAATTACTCACTTCCAGCTGAAAGAAGTACAATCACCAAAGACCCAGAGGGCTCCCAAGCAGAAGCACCAAAAGTGTTTACCAAACTTGACAGTGTGTGTGATCTGAGGAAGCGAGACTTTAGGGTTCTTTGCACACAAAGAGGAGAGACGAACAATGAAATAAACGGCGTGCCGTTTGCTTAATGGACATCAATTAAAAGAAGCCCCCAAAAAAAGGCAAAATTTTGTGGTCGAATATGTTTATTTTCATTGGCTTTTAAGCTCAAAATTtcagttctttttttttcccaaggaaaaataaaagagcTATAAGCTGAACgccttctttctctctctagaAACTGCAACACACAGTAGTGAGAGAAATTTTGGAAATTCGGACCGGAGAGCCGAAGATAGAGGAGCGATCGATAGACACAGTGGCTGtccaaaaattataatttcatgAGCTACTATATTACAAGCTTTTAAAATAtggaggaaaaaagaaaaaaggaagggTAAAAGAGAAAATTTAGGCTCATTCCCAGCCTTAGGCTCGGACCCGAGCCTCATAGCTTCGGAATTAGGCTCATCAGTAATAATTTTGGTTGCTTTCTCGAGTGTATGTATGTGGTAGTTTTAGACCGTTGGATGGAGATATTTTGAGCGCTGACAATAGAGATCTGAGGGCGGAGGAACACTTTAGTGGTTGGATTTCAGCCAAGGCGTAGAAAAAGTGGAAAAGGGATATCCCGATTCCACGCGCTTTTAGTCACGCGTGGGATGGCGTAACTTTTCCTCCATTAAGTcacttttttggtttttttttctaaattaccttttctctatttaaaaaattaaaaaataaaaaacctttTCTTTATCCATTTTTGAGGTTTTTTCTGCTTCGTGGGGTGGTTTTACTGGGATTTTCAGtggtttgtttttgtttttctttcaagaaaaacaaaatctaattttacaactTTGGATTGGGCTTTTAATATACCAACATCCTTTGGCCCAattgtttaatttattattttttttcttgtaatagtttttttttattttttaaaaattaaattaaatatagttttaattacaaaatttttaaattattttatttataataactcGATCTAAACTAAATGaaatttagaaaagaaaatgcatcattaatatttaatatttaatttttatatttaataaggaAATTATATATCggaaaattaatgaatttaaaccCAATCATGGAATTTGATTTATCCTTAACCTAATTTTAGAAACGtttgtattttctttaaataatggTATTACCACCTTTCATCttatccatatttaatttctttttatttattaaagacatttcaaaactaaatatataatttaactcttaatttttatataaaaaattagtcAGCAACTTCACATTTTCgtgcttaatttttaattatttaacctttaaatttttataaaaatataattattgaaatattaaattttattttatataatattcatGCCCTAACTTGAACTAACCATAAAAGTGGGAAATCATCTTAAgccaaataataaaagaaaattgatgGAGGGAATGGATTAAGCTTAAAAGCAAAATGAACTTTTGCATGTGagcataatatataaaaataataaattgcatATATATAAACTTCCCTTTTGTGAATATTCCTAATTAAATATCCAAAGCATGAGATATTCTTACACGTAAATAATACTACAAAGGTGGCATCTCCTGCAAATCTTGTATCCTTGTAGACTAATTATTTTAAAGGAAAAgtcaaagaaaataaatgagaaagagagagaattgGGAGTTTGACACGTGTAGGTGAATAGAAAGCTCATGCTatgatgaattaattaattaattaatgacttAATAGATTATTTTGTAACTTGCACAagtccttctttttctttttcttttttaaattttattatcaacaaaaataaaaatgctCCATTAATTACCACATTTTTATCTACTactacatatttaaaattttattcacttaaattaataattttaattttaaaaaaattataataatttatctataatgaagagatagagatagAGAAATGTTTTCATATGGTCAATTCTCCTTCTATCACAAGTTTCTAGTGAGCTAAATAAGCAACAGCTTAAAGATATAACAAATTCTGGCATCTAAACTCTATGAAAATGTCACACCTAAGTAGAAAGGCCTGTATTTGAATAGAAAAAGCAGAATTTCATTGATTTAGGCTTTTTTACGAGCATAAAGTAGGCCaaaccctaaaacatcactaaTAGAAAAGGTTCTAAAAATCACTAATCCTAGTAAAatatgttatttaaaaaaaaaattattttaaagcttATTAAAACACGTTAAATTTCTTCAAATAattcttaataaatatttttaataatactttCAACAATaacgttaaaaatataaataacttgGCACCCGTTGATCTCTCATGATAGATTCTTGTACTTGATCTGTACTTGGGCTCTaaacttgaaatttaatttattttaagtaagaagTCGAAATCAACATTTAAATATTTCAGTAAAGTATAAATAAActcaatttaattttgttttaataaaattctgaactttattttaaattcaaataagtcagacctaataaaatattattgttgTAATTTGAGAAATACAATTTTTCAAGaataaaaactattaaataatcttaatatttaaaattacaaaaaa
This is a stretch of genomic DNA from Manihot esculenta cultivar AM560-2 chromosome 2, M.esculenta_v8, whole genome shotgun sequence. It encodes these proteins:
- the LOC110610133 gene encoding uncharacterized protein LOC110610133 isoform X3 produces the protein MPGNKLEEGICNVYELDNSSQWHLPQAVGGNWPVIDFNQWIGKPRPIGAQQNFNLKNYNLQQLDSEEGNNVEFLHVAFDKSYMQLNPTPEHSKSFIFNNQLNANELLHGCQNLQSNQNQPDSPTLTTNSERSEITEASSDFNYFRGQHQFVRDQQLSASQPQPMQQPGFNEIQLLQQHIMFKQLQEFQRQQQLQQLGDLRQHSSINQFSAISRQEAGGQFSPLISGTPVHDTSQMLRNWMHRGASPAAQGVSGKAVFSQEQDQALGSAGFAPHQLDVSLYGTPISNTRGNMSQYSHLQGPSRDSVNLLAKATGQVQKSVMQSAEFGNPLLGDQPAGPLDLVGLSQGALISKQELQMKNNFGQVPVQGSNSGVFPGNLLECDTPQGNTSVQEFNGRQEQADWPSVQQTKQPGSSQTLVPLDPIEAKILYNMDDNIWDAFGSQLKADAGGLGNRLEHPDSSYAFPSIQSGSWSALMQSAVAEASSNDTGVQEEWSSLSFQNTDPSTDNPISNFLDSEKQQTGWVDNNLQSSSSFSSKPFPIINDTGMNSSFPGFQQPGTQLLVEQKRDKDGSYESIENYSPQQKTSNDDSQKVQTFMHSNNARPGQMFENSQSVPQHQKVSSSDIAMDKGSESMVKSQPQISNGPHVALRSYEEANETQERLQTCHQRENSNDCSIGSSGHDQGNPEQLKFFGNISSSLMNVDKAFLPDFQRNSSVSEEVPSGVDRVSNASMAFHRSVLPDGSNVSAQTSEHMLELLHKVDQSKNDSSTKQFGSVDGSFSAEMPGAKSRDTSVSQLYTQSSASQGFGLRLAPPSQRMANSNSSLFPPGLPQTINNLNSRQVNPELEEKNQAWSSTASHEQAQRARWENKSGLGHKSFHPYVNMLGNSVASFSPSTPQARNQLQMRPLSDIPVSSQSLQTILPSLTGRFPPFNQVPSQDTLQQMQKNPVSQEFPVLEAAPVSQPSVMAQQGENLARPYNVWRNVPSQRQPFNMESLKFSNYPCSMDPTNNNTIITSLAPHGSNDQNPIEGGYTSLEIGASSNSQGFDQGEEHLRKEMLQQQISSKMHDSSQPGGISQGPEPVSDATVLSSGSLMSHAQQQDLDKVTHSNYIAQASSERNIESFSHSHNDLHNYSLLHQVQAMNSGAVKALDVQHAAALGGQHLNDIISRLRLPVDGKPNSTLQTSSFSSGDNQMLGFSAEARDCPTVKAPQQPALQSINSREMVTFGYNDSHTQSNHTDHNYVNLQMEPSCFKQYGALRNGQMVSMFDARLAKAVAAQFSLGKPSQNIQSSLEQLDAVVAGQGGRVWPSSQLLSSPYMLPPEVTNQVATMRPKKRKVSPSELLPWHKEVTHDSKRLQKIRIFCSMAEQDWAQATNRLTEKVEDEVEMIDDLQPMHRSKRRLILTTQLLQQLFHPAPSSILSLDSASSYDIISYFISRLSLGDVCSLAYCLRNEFLAPVKNSNVDSEKVENSERSGSQQFLAIVEKSIDRAKKLENDFQRLDKTASIVDIRAEFQELERFSVINRFAKFHVRGQIGVSCTGSLKPILQRHITAFPMPQNLPEGVQCLSL
- the LOC110610133 gene encoding uncharacterized protein LOC110610133 isoform X2; the protein is MPGNKLEEGICNVYELDNSSQWHLPQAVGGNWPVIDFNQWIGKPRPIGAQQNFNLKNYNLQQLDSEEGNNVEFLHVAFDKSYMQLNPTPEHSKSFIFNNQLNANELLHGCQNLQSNQNQPGIFSESTYYDQQTLTSRGFSIFKSQPENECADSPTLTTNSERSEITEASSDFNYFRGQHQFVRDQQLSASQPQPMQQPGFNEIQLLQQHIMFKQLQEFQRQQQLQQLGDLRQHSSINQFSAISRQEAGGQFSPLISGTPVHDTSQMLRNWMHRGASPAAQGVSGKAVFSQEQDQALGSAGFAPHQLDVSLYGTPISNTRGNMSQYSHLQGPSRDSVNLLAKATGQVQKSVMQSAEFGNPLLGDQPAGPLDLVGLSQGALISKQELQMKNNFGQVPVQGSNSGVFPGNLLECDTPQGNTSVQEFNGRQEQADWPSVQQTKQPGSSQTLVPLDPIEAKILYNMDDNIWDAFGSQLKADAGGLGNRLEHPDSSYAFPSIQSGSWSALMQSAVAEASSNDTGVQEEWSSLSFQNTDPSTDNPISNFLDSEKQQTGWVDNNLQSSSSFSSKPFPIINDTGMNSSFPGFQQPGTQLLVEQKRDKDGSYESIENYSPQQKTSNDDSQKVQTFMHSNNARPGQMFENSQSVPQHQKVSSSDIAMDKGSESMVKSQPQISNGPHVALRSYEEANETQERLQTCHQRENSNDCSIGSSGHDQGNPEQLKFFGNISSSLMNVDKAFLPDFQRNSSVSEEVPSGVDRVSNASMAFHRSVLPDGSNVSAQTSEHMLELLHKVDQSKNDSSTKQFGSVDGSFSAEMPGAKSRDTSVSQLYTQSSASQGFGLRLAPPSQRMANSNSSLFPPGLPQTINNLNSRQVNPELEEKNQAWSSTASHEQAQRARWENKSGLGHKSFHPYVNMLGNSVASFSPSTPQARNQLQMRPLSDIPVSSQSLQTILPSLTGRFPPFNQVPSQDTLQQMQKNPVSQEFPVLEAAPVSQPSVMAQQGENLARPYNVWRNVPSQRQPFNMESLKFSNYPCSMDPTNNNTIITSLAPHGSNDQNPIEGGYTSLEIGASSNSQGFDQGEEHLRKEMLQQQISSKMHDSSQPGGISQGPEPVSDATVLSSGSLMSHAQQQDLDKVTHSNYIAQASSERNIESFSHSHNDLHNYSLLHQVQAMNSGAVKALDVQHAAALGGQHLNDIISRLRLPVDGKPNSTLQTSSFSSGDNQMLGFSAEARDCPTVKAPQQPALQSINSREMVTFGYNDSHTQSNHTDHNYVNLQMEPSCFKQYGALRNGQMVSMFDARLAKAVAAQFSLGKPSQNIQSSLEQLDAVVAGQGGRVWPSSQLLSSPYMLPPEVTNQVATMRPKKRKVSPSELLPWHKEVTHDSKRLQKISMAEQDWAQATNRLTEKVEDEVEMIDDLQPMHRSKRRLILTTQLLQQLFHPAPSSILSLDSASSYDIISYFISRLSLGDVCSLAYCLRNEFLAPVKNSNVDSEKVENSERSGSQQFLAIVEKSIDRAKKLENDFQRLDKTASIVDIRAEFQELERFSVINRFAKFHVRGQIGVSCTGSLKPILQRHITAFPMPQNLPEGVQCLSL